The genomic stretch TCTCTACGACGATTCGGTAGCAACCTCTGATTGTCCGCTTACCAATGTTACTGCTGGTTTGTAAGCTGGGACAAATTCAGCTGCATCCGGATTCAATGTACTCTGGAATCAGGTCAGTTTTCATTTGTAACATACCTACATGAAAGCATCCACAGGTTTTGGATGAAAAACTAAATATGGTACTTTATTTCTCAACTAGTGGAGTAGGGTAGAGAAGTGCGTAAGGTTCCGATTGATTTGGTTTTTGATGTAATGTTGGAAATACCTGCTTGGCGAGGTCATCGTGCACTCGAAGGCCACCTAGCTGCTGGCAGAGATCAATACCATTGTTTTCCACAGTACTGGTGGCAGTAGACCAAGCGGCAGAGTTTTGATTTCTCTGATGCTGCCTTTCCTCTTCCAACATAGCTTCGAGACATTCTTCCATCAACTCCTCCTCTTCAAGCTGCTGTAGTACCtgcaaaatgaattatttcctATAATGATGCCCCAAACATGTTGctaattccaaaaaattagtGTTTCTTAGTTTTCCTTGGTtatagtttttatttaaaacactatatatataagatgTTCATCAATCGAGTTGTAAGTTTTAGATTCGACGAAAGAGAACCGATTATAAGAGTTAAAAACCAACTATAGAACCTTGTATCAttcgatttgatttttgaaattcaagtaCCTGTTTGTCaaattcttcttcgttttccaTCCACATATATTCGGAAAAGTCTCCATCTCCCGCAGCCTGGACATCGGCGTCGGCTTCGACAGTATCAAGGTATGAGATGACCCCACTATCATGGCCATAATAGCCGTTCCCTGAACCACCGGTTGGAATCTTCATTTTCATGCCAGTTTTGTATTCAACACTGTAACACATTATTTTGACTCTAACAATGCTACTATTAAGATTCGAGTTTTTGGTTTACACGCGTTTTTGTGTGTGAATCTGAATTCAAGATTGAAGAATAGTCAAAGGCAAATAATCCgttgttgaaaatgaaatcgatCAAGATCATTCAAAGCCCAGTAATTCACGGGAACAAACGACCGACTGTATCGCGAAATAAAATGGACTGATATATAATTCCAGTCGCAATTGTGTGGCAATATTAGAAACCGTTCGCGTAGCAGAGGAGGGGAAAATGTGAAGGAGGCCAGGCGGGTCTTTCAGTCTGTCTGAACGCTCAAAAAATACGAGCAAAACGTTCGACACTGATCAGATTGGAGACGGTGAccgtgtaataattattttcgaaaggtTGCTGACCAAATTCAACCTTGAGTATTCCCGATTCACCTTGGATGCGTCGCAGACGGCTTTattggaaacaaaaaacaccGAGAAGTTGCATCgcataatggaaaaaaaatgtataaagcTACAGCTGTGGGAGTGAATAATTACGCACGTATCTTTGCATTCACGGACGCGCTTGTGCATTTACACCacacatgtatacgtatgGATACAACTTATGGGAATGCACAAAAGTGATATTCGGTTGGATAAAAATGCTGAAGAATAGTTTACCGTCAATTTAGTACCGAAAATCAATGAATACCCAAAATTTAGCACAGTTTAGTCTACCGATTCATATTAAAACGAAATAACCAACGAATATCGCTTGACAGATCAACTAAGAAGCAACCATTTTTCACTGTTTCGCTCGCAGCTATCGCAGAGTTGAAcacatttttgttattcaCGATTCAACCGAGAATTATTCACATGTTATATGCAATTCGATTACAAGTATAATCGGTATGCGTCTTATAATTAATCTGCCACGTACCTTACAATCCGTTCCTCAAAATATCTCGTCTAAAATACGAATTACGCAGTTATTCAGGTAAAATACGTGTCACAAAGCACGAATTAGCGGTGCAGCGTATCCGTACGGTGCTGCCACCTATGTATTAACCATCGAAAAACGTACGGAGGATAATACGAATTGGGGACAACAAGTTAGTCAAAACAAGTACCGCCTGCGACTTATTCAACAACGCTGAATTAATAGACGTTGATAATTAATCCCAACGGATGAATCCTAAgctatttcaaaattgagCCGTGGCCTGAAGGCGTTGAAAGGACGAAACGCTCCAATCGAGACTCTGAACCAATCAACGTAGTATATTTACGTTGGAACGAGACCGCTGATTGGCCAACCGTCTGACGTCTGTAGTGTTGACattttatcaaaacaaagcaGCAGCTTCGGTCGCCTTTGCTCCCGCTTACGCTGGTTGGCATTTTATTGTAGGAATTCGTGCCGTGAGCGTGTGGTCTCTCCGACCCGTTGATATATCGTTTGATAGAATTTGGTGGTGCCTTCAGTTGTCTGTTTTAGCGTTGATAATATAACTTCGAGGAGCCTGTTGTGCCTCCAGGATGTCGTCAACGGCGAAGTTTACCTCCGACGAGCTGCTCGGTGGTGAGTAATGCTAAACCAATCCTCATAATCACCTGTGAAATCAGACGACTAATGAACGCCACGAACGCCACACAGCAGCTGTCAGTGTCATACATACGTTGTTCACACGCAGCCATTTCCCCTGCTCTCGAACCGCACGTAAACAAACCGgagatattcaaatttctccTTCAATATACCGACACTTTgttaatattcaatttactGTTTACGCTCAGTTGCTACCACCGcggtgtttctttttcttttcattattttttttttaatatttttatttttttttttttttcatctgtaatACGGGTAAATCGATATCAGAATTCGCTTGCTTCTACCACGCATTTTAATTGCGACCTAAAATAGACCCGATTTGAAGGGATAAAAAATAGTATCCAGATAAAGTTTCCTCGCATCGCACACCTTCTCTTATAAATTCAATCCCGCAAAATGGTGTCTTGAATCATGTTAACATGTGTACACAAGTATTTGTCGTAGGATCGTCAAAGCGACGCGATAGTAATGGGAATGTAATTAAATACTTAGGCAAATTATATCATATATGTTAGATTTATATATGCgcacaataataatatgtagtCAATCTGTTTTGCCTGCAGAGCAGCGTCATTTAAGAGTCTGAAGCTCACTACTTCGCAGAATTGCTAGTATTTGCCTTATAATTTCTATTCAACCGGTAGAGTCGAATAAAATGCTTCGCTGTATGCAATTTCATTCCTCTATGTTGCAACaagtacatatgtatgtacataaataaatgCACGTTACGTTCAACCCGCCTTGTTTTGGAGAGTAGAGGCTGAGCCTCGGAACATCAATAAACCCACGCTGTAAGTCGCATTCCTTTTCTGCGTCGTTCGCCGCTCGTGACTCGACTTGTTCggacaagagaaaaaatgaaattcgaattctACTGCGTTGTAGGAAACTGACAACGCGCTATCAGTCGCGCTACGTTTTACCCGAGCGTGACCTAGGAATAATTATGTGTTCTGTAATTAAACCCGGTTGAAAATCTGTCCTTGATTTCTTCGTCAATTTTAAtctagattattttttcagctgtatTATAGATAATAAGGAATGCGATCTAGAAACTAATCgcacgtttcaaattttttcctgcGGGCATTGATTCGGTTGTGCtcggatttcaaattttttttaaataagtacAATCACTAATCCGTCTACTGAAATTCTTAAACcgtatagaatatatataatctTTCGGCGCATCTATGCTTCATGCGTAATTTCAACGTGGCACAATGACgaggaataatgaaaaaaaaaaaaaaaaaaaaaaaaatgcgcaaTACGCGAAGATAAAAAGCAGAAAATCATTTATGCATTTATACACTCTACACGAGCATAatgaagtaagaaagaatgaaaagaaagaaggtgCTGACGCACCGAGAATCGGAAGACACGACGCTGTTCGACGTCACGAAATCATCAGATCCGTTGAGGATCTATTTACATATCGTACATACAGATCAATACATGCTCACTTATGTGCGGGTGCAATCGTTTATAATTGCGATAAGAACGCGATTATTACTGCAGCATACTTGAGACGatcgattgaaaaatactttgaaaaaacggACGAATTATCTGACGATTTATTTTATGCTTGCAACCTGACGTCGATTTTGCTTCGCTGTAATATCGCAATAATATGTACGCATGTAACGGACACTTGAGTTTTCCATTTCACACGGCTCTCTGATCAACTTTTCATGTGtataatagatataatatttctataataGATGTAGGTAGAATAATTAAACGCAACTTCCGGTGGATACTGATATTTGAGTTACAATAAAGAAGTTACGTTTCTAATTGATACGTAATCGATGTGTATTCTT from Diprion similis isolate iyDipSimi1 chromosome 12, iyDipSimi1.1, whole genome shotgun sequence encodes the following:
- the LOC124412908 gene encoding polyadenylate-binding protein-interacting protein 2 isoform X1 — protein: MSTLQTSDGWPISGLVPTVEYKTGMKMKIPTGGSGNGYYGHDSGVISYLDTVEADADVQAAGDGDFSEYMWMENEEEFDKQVLQQLEEEELMEECLEAMLEEERQHQRNQNSAAWSTATSTVENNGIDLCQQLGGLRVHDDLAKQSTLNPDAAEFVPAYKPAVTLVSGQSEVATESS
- the LOC124412908 gene encoding polyadenylate-binding protein-interacting protein 2 isoform X4, which produces MKMKIPTGGSGNGYYGHDSGVISYLDTVEADADVQAAGDGDFSEYMWMENEEEFDKQVLQQLEEEELMEECLEAMLEEERQHQRNQNSAAWSTATSTVENNGIDLCQQLGGLRVHDDLAKQSTLNPDAAEFVPAYKPAVTLVSGQSEVATESS
- the LOC124412908 gene encoding polyadenylate-binding protein-interacting protein 2 isoform X2, producing MSTLQTSDGWPISGLVPTVEYKTGMKMKIPTGGSGNGYYGHDSGVISYLDTVEADADVQAAGDGDFSEYMWMENEEEFDKQVLQQLEEEELMEECLEAMLEEERQHQRNQNSAAWSTATSTVENNGIDLCQQLGGLRVHDDLAKQSTLNPDAAEFVPAYKPAVTLQT
- the LOC124412908 gene encoding polyadenylate-binding protein-interacting protein 2 isoform X3, giving the protein MSTLQTSDGWPISGLVPTVEYKTGMKMKIPTGGSGNGYYGHDSGVISYLDTVEADADVQAAGDGDFSEYMWMENEEEFDKQVLQQLEEEELMEECLEAMLEEERQHQRNQNSAAWSTATSTVENNGIDLCQQLGGLRVHDDLAKQSTLNPDAAEFVPAYKPAVTLT